In the Desulfitobacterium hafniense DCB-2 genome, CAAGCCACAGCCGCAGGAGTACCGAAACCGGAAGCGCCTTCAATGAAAGAACCAAACAGCCAGGCCACGATGATGACCTGAATACGTCTGTCAGCAGAAACCCCGATAAGGCTTTGCCGAATCTGTGCCAAACCGCCCGACTCCATAATTGTATAGAGGACGAGAACGGAACCGAAGATAATATAGAGAAGGCTAAGTGCTACGACGAGACCTTTGACTGTTCCGCCAACGATCTGGATAACCGGTAATTTCCATACTAACAAGCCAACGATTACTACCGTAATATATGAAAGGGGCATCGCTTTACTTGCCGGCCATTTCAAGCCGACAAGAAAAATTGCCACAACCAAAATCGGCAATAAGGCCAAAAATCCTTGCAATAGAATGCTCATGTATTTACCTCCCGCTCGTGATTTTAAACTGCTCAATAAGATTTACTTTTTTAATACTACTAAACCAATTAAGAAAAATGACAAATAATAATTCAGTAATTTCAGGGTAGTAATATTTCCAGAAGTAAAATCTAAATGTTCATAATATCTACTGCCCTTTCACTTATGGCTGATCTTTGCTGAATTTCTCACCTCCAAAATCTGGAATAAAATAACTTTCTGACATCCGGCAAAGTCATTTCTTCTTTAGGCATCCCCCCTTTCAAAATTTCAAAAGTATTCCGCTTACTTTCAATAATCTGAATTTTGAGTTTATATTTATCTGTTATTCTACGTAATAATACGTTTCCCTTCTTCGTGAAATAAATAATTTCCAATAATTTTAATACTCACCGTCTATCATCTGCCGAGCTGACCACTAGACCAAAAATAATTTTAAAAGCATTGAACGAAGAAATTCGACATCATCGTGTCAATTCCTTCCTACTTGCGCAACTTTTTTAATAATTAATTATTTTACCTATTATCAAAATATTCGGTTTCCTAAATAAATAGTATAGAAACAAGCAAAAAAGAACCGCTTATATGCTAAGCAGTCCTTTTTGCACTGTCAGAAAGTATAACGACCTTGCATACTTTCCTCCAGCATAAGTGCAACCAACGACTTCGCCTCATTTGCCAGCATGGGTTTAAGGCTCGGCGAAGCCGGGTTTTCTTTACCTTATTGAGAATATCTCGTTCATAAGTTAAGAAGCTTACGATTCAGCTATCTCATGGATCAGTTCCAGAAAGTTAGGGAAGGAAACCTCTGCTGCTTCGATGCCTTGCAGACTTATCCCTTCCTCGGCAAGCAGGCCTGCCACCACCCAAGCCATGGCCAGGCGATGATCACCATGACTATGAGCGGCTCCCCCGCGCAAGCTTTTAGCCCCTTGAATCCGCAAGCCGTCGGGAAGCTCCTGAGCGTTGGCACCCAGAGCCTGCAGGCCCTGGACGACCGTCTGTATCCGGTCCGTCTCTTTGACCCGGAGCTCAGCAGCATCACGAATCACGGTTTCACCTTGGGCAAGGCTGGCCGCCACGGCCAGAACTGGAACTTCATCGATGAGCTTGGGGATCATTTCGCCTTGGATCTCTATGCCATGGAGCTGGGCCGGCCGTACGCGCAGATTGGCCCGGGGTTCACCGCATTCTTCCCGTTCCTCTTCTACCTGGATATCTGCCCCCATTTGCCAAAGAGCGTCCAGGATCCCTGTTCGGGTAGGATTCATCCCCACATTCTTAATCAGAAGTTCTCCTTGGGGAATGAGGGTTCCCAGGACCAGGAAAAAGGCTGCAGAGGAAATATCCCCCGGCACCGCTACCTCTTGCCCGGATAAGGCGGCTCCTCCCCTTACCTTGGCGGTGCGCCCTTCACTCTTCAGATCCACACCAAAGCCCCTCAGCATTCGTTCCGTATGATCCCGGGAAAGACAAGGTTCTGTGACCATAGTCTCCCCTTTTGCTCTTAACCCGGCCAGAAGAATGGCAGACTTGACCTGAGCGGAAGCCACAGGTGAACGGAATTGAATCCCCTGTAAGAGGCCGCCTTGAATGGTCAAGGGGGCATATTTTCCCTCCTGCCGGCCGAGGATGCGAGCCCCCATCTCCTGCAAAGGAAGGGTTACCCGGGCCATGGGCCGGGACCTGATGGAAGAATCCCCGGTTAAGGTCGCGCTGAAGGGACAGCCTGCTAAAACACCCAGCATGAGCCTCATGGTGGTTCCGGAATTCCCCACATCCAAAATATCCTGGGGCTCATGCCAATTCTCAAAGCCCCGGCCTCTGATCCAGACTTCCGCATCCCGTCGTTCCCATTCCACACCCAGTGTCTTCAGACATGCCAGCGTACTTAAGCAGTCCTGTCCCAGCAAAAAATTGGTAATATGGGTTTCACCCTGAGCCATCCCGCCGAACAAAGCAGCCCGGTGGGATATGGACTTATCTCCAGGGACCTCTATTTCACCTTGAATCCGCCCCATAGGATTAATCCGTATTCCTTTAGACTCATTATTTATTTGCATCTGATTCCCTCCGGTTCAGCATTTGACTCCTGGCCCCTTGAGCCCTCGCAAACACTTTAAGCATCTCTTCGCCATCAGCGCCCGCGATGATCTCCCGAATCTCCTTAACCTTTTCTTCCCAGATATCCAGGGAGCGGAGAATTGCCGAGGCGTTGGAAAACAATATATCCCGCCACATTTCCGGCGAACTATCCACCAGCCGGGTAATTTCCCGGAAGCTCCGACCGGCTATTTCAAGGGGTTTCCCTCTTAAATTCCCTTCTGCTGCAGTTAAGGCCAGGGCAAGGGACAGCACATGAGGCAGGTGACTGATCAAGGCCACTTCATCATCGTGATCCTCAGCTTCCCGCGAGACGATTCTTGCCCCAAGCCTCTGGACCAATTGAGAAAACTTTTCCACCATCTCCTGAGGACAAGAGGGGGGAGGAGTAATCACATAAGGATAGCCCTGGAATAAATTCGGTTTAGCCGCTTGAAATCCCTGCTGCTCTGATCCTGTCATGGGGTGGCCCCCAATAAAATAGACCGAATTCATCTGATTGGCTGCCCGGCATATGTCTATTTTTACACTTCCTACATCGGTGATAAGGCTGCCGGCAGACACACAACCGACGGCCCGGGCAAAACTTTCTGCCAGCAGGGAAACAGGCGTCGCCAGGATAACCAGATCCACATCAAGGCTCTCCGGTATCTCCTGCCAGCCCTCTTTGATCCATTCCCGAACTTTTGCTTCTTTCAGACTTTCTTCATGGCATTCTACAGCGCAGACAGACCACCCCTGCCCTGCCAGCGCACCTGCCCAGGACCCTCCAATCAGGCCGAGGCCGATGACACAAGCACGGGGCTGCCTTTGCCCTGTCCATCCTCCGGACAAAATAATTTCCCGACCTTTTTCCATCACCGGCGAGCCCCTTTCACCGGTCTGCCCAGTGCCTGAGCCAGAATCTCCAGCTCTGCCATCATCGAGGCAAAATTATCCGGAGTTAAGGACTGCTTGCCGTCGGATACGGCTTTCTCCGGTTGGGGATGCACCTCAACAATGATACCGTCCGCTCCGGCTGCTACCGCCGCTTTGGCCATGGGAGGCACCAGGTTCCAGCGACCGGTTCCGTGACTGGGATCGACAATAACCGGCAGATGGGAAAGGGATTGAAGAGCGGGAACCATGCTTAAATCCAGGGTATTCCGGGTATAGGTTTCAAAAGTACGAATTCCCCGTTCACAGAACATGACCTGGTAGTTGCCGCCATCCATAATGTACTCGGCGGCCATCATCCATTCTTCAAGAGTTGCCGAGGGTCCTCGTTTTAAGAGAATGGGTTTATTGGTTTTGGCTACTTCTTTCAGGAGGAAGAAGTTCTGCATATTGCGGGCCCCGATTTGCAGGATATCTGCGTAATGGGCTACAAGTTCCACATCCCGCACATCCACTACTTCGGTTATAACCAGCAATCCTGTCTCCTCCCTGGCCTCGGCAAGAAGCTTTAAGCCCTCCTCTTCCAAGCCCTGAAAAGCATACGGGGAAGTACGGGGTTTGAAGGCTCCCCCCCTCAAGAAGGTAGCTCCTGCTTCTTTAACAGCATGGGCAGTCTCGATAATCTGGGCCCGGCTTTCCACACTGCAGGGTCCCGCCATCACGTGAATTTCTTCGCCGCCGATCTCATAATCGCCGATCTTGATAATGGTATTCCCACTCTGAAATTCACGGCTGACAAGTTTGTACGGCGCCAGAATCGGAACCACTTTCTCTACCCAAGGCAGGGCTTCCAGATCCAGGGCTTTCAGCCGTGAGCGATCCCCTACAGCACCGATGATGATCTTCTCCACCCCTTGGGAGAGGTGAATTTTGAATCCTTCCTGGCTTAAACGCTCATTGATTTCCTGAACCTCTGCCTCACCGGCTCCACGCTTTAATACGATAATCATAATGTTCCACTCCTTAACTACCATCCTACATTTTTCCACTACTCACCGGCAAGGTGAGCAAAATCTACCATAATACAACTCTACTCAACAAGATCTCTGCGTAAATTAACGGCATCCCTTAGATAGACCGGCTGAATTTCTTCCTGGGTCAAAGCAGACTCCACATGAAGCAGCACGCGGATGCACATCGGCAATGAACCCGGAACAGGAACTTCATTCAGACAGATCATAGGGACCCGGT is a window encoding:
- the aroA gene encoding 3-phosphoshikimate 1-carboxyvinyltransferase; translated protein: MQINNESKGIRINPMGRIQGEIEVPGDKSISHRAALFGGMAQGETHITNFLLGQDCLSTLACLKTLGVEWERRDAEVWIRGRGFENWHEPQDILDVGNSGTTMRLMLGVLAGCPFSATLTGDSSIRSRPMARVTLPLQEMGARILGRQEGKYAPLTIQGGLLQGIQFRSPVASAQVKSAILLAGLRAKGETMVTEPCLSRDHTERMLRGFGVDLKSEGRTAKVRGGAALSGQEVAVPGDISSAAFFLVLGTLIPQGELLIKNVGMNPTRTGILDALWQMGADIQVEEEREECGEPRANLRVRPAQLHGIEIQGEMIPKLIDEVPVLAVAASLAQGETVIRDAAELRVKETDRIQTVVQGLQALGANAQELPDGLRIQGAKSLRGGAAHSHGDHRLAMAWVVAGLLAEEGISLQGIEAAEVSFPNFLELIHEIAES
- a CDS encoding prephenate dehydrogenase → MEKGREIILSGGWTGQRQPRACVIGLGLIGGSWAGALAGQGWSVCAVECHEESLKEAKVREWIKEGWQEIPESLDVDLVILATPVSLLAESFARAVGCVSAGSLITDVGSVKIDICRAANQMNSVYFIGGHPMTGSEQQGFQAAKPNLFQGYPYVITPPPSCPQEMVEKFSQLVQRLGARIVSREAEDHDDEVALISHLPHVLSLALALTAAEGNLRGKPLEIAGRSFREITRLVDSSPEMWRDILFSNASAILRSLDIWEEKVKEIREIIAGADGEEMLKVFARAQGARSQMLNRRESDANK
- the aroF gene encoding 3-deoxy-7-phosphoheptulonate synthase produces the protein MIIVLKRGAGEAEVQEINERLSQEGFKIHLSQGVEKIIIGAVGDRSRLKALDLEALPWVEKVVPILAPYKLVSREFQSGNTIIKIGDYEIGGEEIHVMAGPCSVESRAQIIETAHAVKEAGATFLRGGAFKPRTSPYAFQGLEEEGLKLLAEAREETGLLVITEVVDVRDVELVAHYADILQIGARNMQNFFLLKEVAKTNKPILLKRGPSATLEEWMMAAEYIMDGGNYQVMFCERGIRTFETYTRNTLDLSMVPALQSLSHLPVIVDPSHGTGRWNLVPPMAKAAVAAGADGIIVEVHPQPEKAVSDGKQSLTPDNFASMMAELEILAQALGRPVKGARR